A region from the Prinia subflava isolate CZ2003 ecotype Zambia chromosome 30, Cam_Psub_1.2, whole genome shotgun sequence genome encodes:
- the LOC134562723 gene encoding zinc finger protein ZFP2-like produces the protein MESREDKGSQRWSQSSELVVHEQLPDGEKPHKCFGCEKSFSWRCHLLRHQRIHTDERPYECGECGKSFRKSSQLTAHQMIHTGERPYECGECGTRFQNNSNLIQHQMIHTRERPHECGECGKSFRSHSQLVCHQRIHTGERPYECEECGKSFRWRSGLNLHQKIHTGERPYKCSECGKGFLTSTQLLVHQQIHSEETPFHCPDCGKGFKRKSTLKKHQLIHTGERPYECDKCRKRFQTSTNLLLHQRTHTEERPFRCPVCGKGFKENSTLKQHRRIHTGERPYECSECGKRFPTSSHLLQHQRIHTDERPFRCPDCGKGFKHNSTLKNHRRIHTGERPYECPQCGKNFSRSSNLTQHQQSHQ, from the coding sequence atggagagcagggaggacaaAGGCAGCCAGAGATGGAGCCAGAGTTCAGAGCTGGTGGTCCATGAGCAGCTTCctgatggggagaagccccacaagtgctttGGGTGTGAGAAGAGCTTCAGCTGGCGGTGCCACCTGCTCcgccaccagaggatccacacagacgaacggccctacgagtgtggggaatgtgggaagagcttcaggaaGAGCTCCCAGCTGACTGCccaccagatgatccacactggggaacgaccctatgagtgtggggaatgtgggacGAGGTTTCAGAACAACTCCAACCTGATCCAGcaccagatgatccacactCGGGAGAGGCCCcatgagtgtggggaatgtgggaagagcttcaggtcACACTCCCAGCTGGTCTgtcaccagaggatccacactggggaacgacCCTACGAGTGtgaggaatgtgggaagagcttcaggtggAGAAGTGGCCTAAACCTTCACCAaaagatccacactggggagaggccctacaagTGTTCCGAGTGTGGGAAGGGCTTTCTGACCAGCACTCAGCTCCTTGTACATCAGCAGATTCACTCAGAGGAGACTCCATTCCACTGCCCCGACTGTGGGAAGGGTTTCAAGAGGAAATCCACCCTCAAGAAGCACCAACTCATCCACACAGGCGAGAGGCCCTACGAATGTGATAAATGCAGGAAGCGGTTTCAGACCAGCACCaatctcctcctgcaccagcgcacacacacagaggagaggcccttccgctgccccgtCTGTGGGAAGGGATTCAAGGAGAACTCCACCCTCAAGCAGCACCGACGCAttcacactggggagaggccctacgagtgttccgagtgtgggaagaggtttcccaccagctcccatctcctccaacaccagcggattcacacggatgagaggcccttccgctgccccgactgtgggaagggcttcaagcacaACTCCACCCTCAAGAAtcaccggcgcatccacaccggggagaggccctacgagtgtcctCAGTGTGGGAAGAACTTCTCCAGGAGCTCAAACTTGACCCAACACCAACAGAGCCACCAGtaa
- the LOC134562728 gene encoding uncharacterized protein LOC134562728 — translation MHYENVVVAMERKRGWDMLLCADTHHYAVGVLAREMSCVSTPLRSRIVRYLPRLLHTQEPHWDLPALAFLVEALSCLDLSEGGLNRVLKILSRHLHSERRERRDLALRGFLELIEDSSMINGKVQLVSILLFRKLVTVLTEKDKKALKTHVCRSLLLLFFHCHNENWLVLKASWATLIGVAKFLKRENLENLMKKKLRMFAECLLAEDRSRAAEHLRRVLPYLQKPQEPLRAAAIRFMGTAAVLRRGQQEELQVLCEPFTP, via the exons ATGCACTACGAGAATGTGGTGGTGGCAATGGAACGCAAGCGTGGCTGGGAcatgctgctctgtgcagacaCCCACCACTATGCTGTGGGCGTGCTGGCCAG AGAGATGTCCTGTGTCTCCACACCCTTGCGTTCCCGGATCGTTCGCTATCTGCCCCGGCTGCTCCACACACAGGAGCCACACTGGGATCTGCCTGCCCTGGCGTTCCTTGTGGAG GCCCTCAGCTGCCTGGACTTGAGTGAAGGCGGTCTTAACAGAGTCCTGAAAATCTTGTCAAGGCACCTGCACAGCGAGCGCAGGGAGAGGCGGGACCTGGCACTCAGGGGCTTTCTGGAGCTCATTGAGGATTCTTCAATG ATTAATGGCAAGGTGCAGCTGGTGTCCATATTGCTCTTCCGAAAATTAGTGACTGTTCTAacagaaaaggataaaaaggcCCTAAAGACACACGTGTGCCGGAGCCTGCTCCTACTCTTCTTCCACTGCCACAATGAGAATTGGCTTGTtctcaag gcctcTTGGGCAACACTGATTGGTGTGGCCAAATTCTTGAAGAGGGAGAATCTTGAAAACCTAATGAAGAAGAAGCTGAGGATGTTTGCTgagtgcctg ctggcagaggacaggagccGAGCGGCCGAGCACCTGCGCCGGGTGCTGCCGTACCTGCAGAAGCCACAGGAGCCCTTGCGAGCGGCGGCCATCAGGTTCATGG GGACTGCCGCGGTGCtcaggagagggcagcaggaagagctccaggTGCTCTGTGAG CCATTCACGCCCTAA